AACACGGCAACATTCGTTGGAGATTTTGTTTGATTCAAAGAGCTAAATAATTGCCCAATTGGACCAGTAGGATGAAAATAAGTTAAAGGTTCACTGCGCCGTTTTGGGTCGAGACTTTGTTTCCCATGCAGGATTGTTCCATGCAGAAGACTATGATAACTGCCACGCCTATCATCTAAAACCCGATAAACGCCAAAAAAGCTGCGCTCGGTATCGAGAATACCACCGATAGTTCCTATCGAGAACTGACTAATTAAAACAATCAAAAATAAGCCTAAACCAAACCGAATTGGATGTAGCTCAAAGGCGTAAAAAATGCTGGCTAGAATGCTAAAACAGATAAAGTCTCCTATCAGGTTATTCGTATAATTCTTGCCATTAAAACCAACCAGTAAAGTGCCGATTAAAAGACCTAAGCTGATGGGAAAAGTTAAACGTCGCTGTAGGTTAGATAGGGGATTATCTGCCTCCTTGGACGTTTGCATGAGGAGGAGACAAATTACCATCATTAGAGGATACTCCAGGACAGATTGAAATAAAAGCGGAGCTGCGATCGCATTAAATAATCCGCCGAGGACACCGCCGACAGAAATCAACAAATAAAAATTAGTTAGATACTGTGTACTGGGACGACATCGAGCCAATTCTCCATGAAAAACACAAGCCGCTACAAAAAAACCCGCCAAATGTAAGGGGAATAATATCCATATTGGCTGCATCACCTGAATCAAAAATAAAATTATTAGTACAGCCAACCATAAAGGTAAAATCGCAACTAAAGCTTTATGCGGCAAAGGTGGTTTACGGGCAAAAGTTAAAATAAATGTTAATAGATAAATCGCTAAGGGAATTGCCCACAAAAGTGGAATTGCTGCAATGTCTGTCGTTAGATAAGTGGTAACTCCTAGAAGTAAACTAGAGGGTAAAAATGATAGTAATACCCATTTTGCTTGCTGTCGAATCGTGGGAGTTTCTTCTGTAAGCGCGGATTTATTGCCTACATTGGTGTCCCCAGCAGCATTTTGAATAAACCCAGCTTTACCCGCTTGTAGACTGTTGAAATTTTCAGGCGATCGCCATACGCATACTGCACATCCTAAAGTTAGCAAAACCAATAATCCGTAACCGATTGTCCATAACCAACTTTGGTGTGTCAGCGAAAAATTTGGTTCAATTAAGATGGGGTAGCTGAGAACTCCTAACATACTGCCTAGGTTACTCGCAGTATAGAGGAAATAAGGATCGGAACTCGCTGGGTGTCCTGTGTCAGCAAACCACTTTTGCACTAAAGGCGCACTGGTAGCAACCATGAAAAAGGGAAATCCGACACAGAAAAGCAGCAAAACTAACAGCCACGGGATAGGATTGGCATCATGAGGAGGAATCCAATTCTGCGCGGGAGTAATGGGTAAGAATGCTATTGGCAATAGCAGAAAAATACTGTGAATAACGGCTTGGCGGCGAACCCTAAACCAACTCGTTGTGATGTGAGAATAGCCATAACCTAGTAATAAAATCGCCTGGAAAAAGAATAAGCAAGTGTTCCATACTGATGGAGATCCGCCTAATAAAGGCAGAATCATCTTAGCAACCATCAATTGTACCCAGAAAAGGAGGAAAGCACTAACAAAAAGGGTAAACGAGAAAAGAATAATCAAAAGCGATGCTCCTTTGGTAGATAGCTGAGACTTAATTAATTATATTTCCAATCTTCTGCAATTAAATTCAGTTTTTGTCGCTAATCAATAAAAATGCCTGGTTTTCTTTTTAGTAATTCCTTCAATTTTAACCGAGCTTTTTTAATAGGTACTGATGTCGGATTTAGCTTCCATTTTGCATGATTTACCACTTTCCTCAAAGGTTAAATCAGCCAGTTCTTTGTGATTTTGTACCAGCTCGTAACTGATGCAGACATCCTCTTGGCACGTCGGTTCAACTAGCGATCGCGCTCTATCCCTTCATCCCTCACTTCATGCATCTCTTAAGCCTTCTAGGAAGCCACGTTGAGCGTGCGATCTCATATTCTCCTCGCTCAACTCCATCAAGCATACCAATTCATGCCCTTTGTAATATTCCGGATTCCGTTCTAAAAAGTAGCGTACATCCGGTTTATGCTGAAATCCTTCTTTAATCTCTGCCCAGCTTCCTCGCAAATGCCCCAGCGACGCGGGAAAGCGAATTAACCCACTCGCAGGATCGTAGTCATCTCCAAATTTTGTCTGAGCCAGGTAATCCATCAACGCCTGATAATTTGCTGGCGTTGGATATCGCCAAGTCGGATAAAAACGTTGGGCAAATACCGACAAGTAACGATACGTCCGGTATCCCTTAACAATTAAAAACCAATATAAAGGTTGCTCCATTGCTTCACCTTTAATTTTCCCAGCCAGACGACACCACGCCAATGGCAGAGTTTGTTCTCCCCAATATTGATGATGGATAATCGTATCGCCGGAGAAAATAGCGCGTTGCGGCTTTCCCCCAAATTCAAATGAAAGAATTGCTAGGGTGGAGAAACCCTGAAGTTTTTCCTCTCCATTCCACAGCAGGATTACATAATTTTTGTTACTCAAATCCTGTTGAAAAATTTCCCAACTGCTGCCATCGTAATACTGGGTATATAAGTCATACATCAACCGGATTAGGTACTCTTGAATTTTTGTTTTAGGGACGACTTCAGCTTTTAAACGGTTCATAGAGAGAGAAATGGGCCAATACAAACTGCTACATAGTCAGTCCATCATAACAGTCCAATTTCTGAGTAGGGTCTAAAAAGGCTTGCTACCATGTAACGGCTTTCTAAAGCTGTCAGAACAGGATTTAGCTAAATTGAGTCAAGTAAATTTCAATCAAAAACATCCAATTCTAGATTTTAAAGTTAGCGATCGCTGTCTGCTCAAGCCGGGTTTCAATTTTTACTGCGATCGCTCATCGTCGGGGGTAGAGATTGAAGGAGGCAACAAATACCAAAAGACAGCTAAATTCACCAGAAAAACCGCTAGCTTTAGTGGCGATATTCTGTGGAATAGCTCAAAAATTTCTGGTGGGATGCTAATCCCTACCAGTACCAAAACTAATATTTTTGCCCAACCCTTTTGATACCACAGACCGATTCCCTCAATTGCCGTTAAAATCGCATAGAGTCCAACAGCTATGCTGGTAAACTGCAAAGTTTTAGGGTTTAAATTCAAAATTTTATCCAAAGTCCATTTAATAATGTCTAATTTACCTTCTAAAGCACAAGATTCTGAAAAATCAACCAAAAGCTGATGTTCTTTGACTGTTAATCCTAAAGCGATCGCAATCACCATAAGCAGTAAAGCACTGAAGATTTTGTAAATAACGATTGCCACTAAACCCAGTGGGCGCTTAGTAATATTTTTCACATGAATTACCCGTGATTTTGGTGAATGAGTCAGTCGCTTCAGGGACGCCCGAACAATTAGGCACTCGCTTACGTTGGATCGTATGCGGGCGTGTGGGGGAAAGCTGCTCCTTTGAGAGGTATTCCTAAAAGTAGATATCCCCTCTCCAGCCCTAAGAATTTTCATTAGAGTGCAACATCAACGTCATAAGCACGTCACATGAGATGTCTAGATTAAGAGATGTAGAGATGTTAAACAAAGCATCTATACGGGCAAATTTACATAGCGTTTTCACGCGGACGCACCTGGTGAACCAGCGGATAACAGAACTGCCTTCACCAGAGCCAAGCGTACAGAATTTTAACTTCCTTGTCGCAGGTGTCAACAATGAAAAGCAAACAGCAAGATAGCGATTATAATTCCAGGCAACCCAACCAGAAAGGATTTGACGCTTCGGCACCCAAACCCTGGCAAAAGGCAGCCACCTATCTATCGCTGGTGCTGCTGGGAGCTGGTGTCACCTTATCAGGCAGCTATCTGGGGTCAAATACCCTGATGTCCTCCAAGGAGTCTACTTCTAAAGTGTCTCTAACCCCAGGAGTTGCGGTTGCTCAGGCACAACTACCGCCTAGCACAGACACTAACTTTGTTACAGAAGTTGTGGAAAGAGTGGGACCAGCTGTGGTGCGGATTAATTCTTCCCGCACGGTGACACAACAAGTCCCTGACGCCTTTAATGACCCGTTCTTCCGCCGCTTCTTTGGCGCTGAGTTGCCGACTGGTCCGCAAGAGCGAGTCGAACGAGGTACGGGATCGGGCTTTATTATTAATAAGGATGGTCAAATTCTCACCAATGCTCATGTGGTCGCTGGTGCCGACACTGTAAACGTCATTCTCAAAGATGGGCGCACCTTTACAGGTAAGGTGATGGGTACAGACCCGGTAACAGATGTCGCCATCGTTAAGATTCAGGCGGATAATCTCCCGACGGTTCAGATAGGCGATTCAGATGGGCTGAGACCTGGAGAATGGGCGATCGCAATCGGCAACCCCTTGGGTCTAGATAATACCGTCACAACAGGGATTATTAGTGCCACCGGACGCTCTAGCTCTCAAGTCGGCGTTCCCGATAAGCGGGTAAACTTTATCCAAACAGATGCTGCGATTAATCCGGGTAACTCAGGTGGGCCACTACTGAACGCCAAAGGTGAAGTGGTTGGGATGAATACAGCGATTATCCGGGGTGCCCAAGGATTAGGCTTTGCGATTCCCATCAATACTGCTCAACGTATTGGCAATCAGCTAGCGACGACTGGCAATGTGCAACATCCTTATCTGGGCATCCAGATGGTGAAACTCACGCCTGAAGTCAAACAGCAAATCAATGAAGATTCCAACAGTCGCGTGAATATCGATGCGGATCGCGGCATCCTTGTCGTCAGAGTCATGCGAAACTCCCCCGCTGCTAATGCAGGGTTACGCACGGGAGATGTTATCCAAAAAATCAACGGTCAATCGGTCACAGACACAGACACAATACAACAGCAAGTAGAAAAGAGCCAGGTGGGCAGTAGTTTACAGATGGAGGTGCTTCGGAATGGACAAACGATTAACCTACCTGTAACCACTGCGGCTCTCCCGGTTCAGAGCGAGTAGTCTGTTAATAGCTTTCTTAATCAGTCAGTAAGACAAGGTTTCTGAGGATGGGTATTTTACCCATCCTTTTTGTATCTTGTATGTATTATCAGATTCCGTAAGAGCATGGTACAAACACCCCCCTAGGTCGGGAATGGGAGATTAATAAATCCACTATCTTTAAAGTCTCCTCAACTCAGAAAATTATCCAACCCTAAGCGCTACCTGCTAGCACGGTGACTGAGGAGTCGATGAAGCAGAAAATGAACGCTCAAAAAGCGGTAGATGAGGCAAACTAGAGAGGCTGGGTGCTTTCAGGATGAGAGATGGTGACAATTGTTGTGGTTTTCAATGTGCTGCTCTCGCTGATGCTGTTGTATGTTGCCTGGAAAATCCGAAAACTGCGATCGCGTCTGGCAAAAATTACAAAGATTGTACTCGCAGCCGAACGGAATACTTATAACGTGCTACGGGGTGCCCCCAAGATTCTTTCTAAAGGTCAGCTTGGGGCTAATTTGCTCACAGAGCGATATCAGCAACTCGATCCTCAACTACAACGGGTGCAAAAAATTTTGGCACTATTCGGTTTAGGACAAAAACTCTGGCTGCGGAATAAGCCAAAGTCAATAGGAATAACGCAGCGCTTCTGGCGCAGAAGTTGAAACTACCCAAACCCCTGCTGTTAAGATAAGGGCGATTTTCTTTTTCCAAAGGTACTCGTATTGCTGCCTGTACCGACGACGGATTAAGGAAAACTGCCTAAAATTGGAATTAAGACATAGAGATTAGAAAATGTCAAACAACCGTGCTGGATCATTTATTGGTGGTCTGCTGCTGGGCAGCGCTCTTGGAACCATTACCGGATTATTGGTTGCCCCTCGTACAGGTCGAGACACGCGGCGGCTGTTAAAAAAATCTGCCGATGCTCTACCAGAATTAGCTGAAGACCTATCGACCAGCGTGCAACTGCAAGCTGACCGCCTCTCAGAATCAGCACTGCGAAACTGGGATGAAACGCTTTTGAGATTAAAACAGGCGATCGCTGCTGGAGTTGAAGCATCTGCACGCGAACAAGAAGCACTCAAACAAATCACGGATGAAGAAGCCCAGGCTGATGCACGCCCCCTTGTAACCACAGACGATAGGCGATCGCAAGAGTGACTGAACCCTTATTTTGGTTAGGATTTTCGGTTTTACTGGTGGCGGTTAGCTTAGCTGCCGTCTTAGTATCGCTGCTGCCAGCGGTACAGGAATTAGCGCGGGCGGCTCGCAGCGTGGAAAAGTTAGCAGATACGCTGAACCGAGAAATGCCCCCCACACTAGAATCAATTCGCCTGACGGGTTTGGAAATTAGTGACTTGACCGATGATGTCAATGAAGGCGTCAAGAGCGCCAGTCAAGTCGTTAAACAAGTCGATCAAAGCATTAGCGGTGCTAAGAAGCAGGCTCAAAACGTGCAAGTTGGCACCCGCAGCGTCTTTGCAGGTGTCAAGGCAGCTTGGAAAACCTTCAAGCGTCCCACCGGAGGGCGCAGGTCAATCGATCGTTTGCCACCAGGGCAAAGAAATGGTTTTGAGCCTCGTGGATACGGTGATTCTTATCAAGACACTGAAAATACCTCTACTTCTCATAAAAATTATGAGGAGTGGGAGCCGTCAGACTCAGAAGATTATTAATACAGATGCCGTTGAGAATACCAGCTATGAGAAAGAATCAGGGAAACTCAGAACCGACCGATTCTGCAACTGACTTGCTACTAGAGGATCGTTCATCAAACCGCAGACGAAACACTCAATACAACGGTGTTTTTGCCCTGATTTTGATCAACCTAGTTATCTTTATTGCTGACCATATTCTCAGCCTTAATCTTCAAGGTTTATATCTTAATCATGCCAACCCAGCCTTGTATCAGTTCTTCACGGCGATGTTTTGTCACGCCAGCTGGGCGCACTTGTCGGGAAATCTATTTTTTCTTTATATCTTTGGTCGCCTAGTTGAGGAAGAGGAAGGAACCTTCGGGGTTATCGCTTCCTACATCATCTGCGGACTGGGCGCTAGTCTGATGAGTTGGCTTTTCCAGCATGGGCCAATCTATTCTTTGGGGGCTTCAGGAGCCGTCTTTGGCTTATTCGCCGTCAGCGTGTTGATTAAGTTGAGCTGGAATTGGCGCAAAGTCTTAGAAGTGCTGATTCTGGGTCAGTTTGTGATTGAGCGAGTGTTCTTTGAATTTCAACAAACTGGGATTCAAGACGGGGTAGACCATTTTGCTCACATAGGAGGCGCTGTTGTAGGAGTAGCGCTGATTATGGGTTTGATGCGGCTTGACCCCACCCGGTTTCGGAAAACTTAGTTAGTGCTGTAGACATCGCACAGAGCAGCACAAGAGTCAGGGGTGATTCTATGCCATACCAAAGCTGGCATTGGAGTCACCCCTCTTTTACATCTTCCCTCTCCCCATTCTCCTCTCCCCCAGTCCTGAGTCCTCAGCCCTCTCCCCTCAGTCGTCAATCCTCAGTCCTCCTGAATGGATGCCCCTAGAGACTCCTTGTATTAAAATATGGTAAACAAGTGTAAAGAAATATTAGTTTACCTAACCCATTCGCTTTTAAAGAAACCGAACTGCCAATGAAGCATCTTTCTAAACAACGAATTGTGGCATCCCTCGTCGCATTTTTCCTGGCTTTGTCCATTTGGGCGATCGCTCCCGGTGCTCACGCCTATAACAATCCCGACTTACTGCCGGAGACTCCTACCCCAATCATTGACTTAGCCAAAGCCTTGACAAATATTCAGGAAGAGGCATTGGTCAAAAACATAGAGAGTTTTGAAGCAGAAACGGGTTGGAAGCTGCGGGTATTAACTCAATACGACCGCACCCCCGGTCTTGCCTTGAAAGATTATTGGAGCTTGGATAATAAAAGCGTGTTAGTGGTTGCCGACCAACGCGGCGGCAATATTCTCAACTTTAATGTAGGCGATGACGCTTATAAACTCATGCCCCGTACCTTTTGGATTGAGTTGCAAACGCGCTTCGGAAATCTGTACTTCGTGCGCGAAAATGGCGAAGACCAAGCCATCATTCAATCATTAGAAACCATTCAAACCTGTCTGCGTCAGAGCGGTTGCCGGGTTGTACCCGGACTGCCCAAAGAACAGTGGATTCTCACCCTAATTACCTCCATTGTGGGCGGAATTATCTGTGGCTTTGCCGCTGTACCCCGCAAAGAAGGACAAATTTTTGCATGGCAGTGGGCTTTAATATTCTCTCCCTTGTGGGGAATTTTATTTATTGCTTTTGGTCTCGGTCCCGTTGTCACTCGTACCTCGGAGTGGTTGCCCGTGTTTCGCAACTTCGCCGGTTTTTTGATCGGTGCTTTAGTTGCTTACCTGTCACCGATGATCATCCAGTCTTCTGCTCCGGAAACTTGAAAAAATCCGTCAGTAGCTAGAGCATTTCCAGGCTTTGTCTGAGAATCAGGGCAAGAGGCAAGAGGTATCCCCTCGCACCTCTAGCCTCAAACCTCTAGCCTGGAAAAAGCGGAGATTGCAATCCTATTTAATTTGTCAGGTATTTTTTACAAACTGCAAACATACCTGCATAAAAGAAGCAGAAAATTTTATTAAATCTTTTTCTCTTATTTCTCTTATTTTTTTCTTTAGTGGTTTAATAACACTCTTTTTATTTTCACAAATCATTTCGGACTTCTAGCTGGTAAGCTGATAGCTAAAAGCTGAAAGCGAATCGCTATGGAATGGCACGTAACGGATGCCCAAAGTTTGGCAATCATTGACCGAGAAATTGGCGACCACATCTTCTCACCAGCGGAATTTGAGATTGTGCGTCGAGTCATTTACGCAACCGCTGACTTTGAATATCGGTCTTTAATTCGCTTTTCTGAGAGGGCACTCCAAGCTGGCGCAGCTGCTTTGGCAGCTCGTAGCACCATTGTGGTAGATGTACCAATGGTGCAAGTCGGGATTAGCCCCACGATCCAAAATACTTTTGCGAATCCGGTGTATTGCAGTATGGAAGCCCTGACGCGACCCCAAAAAGATAAAAGCCGCGCTGCTTGGGGAATTGAAACCCTCGCCAGACGCTATCCAGAAGGAATCTTTGTTGTAGGTCAAGCTCAGACGGCTCTCATTGCCCTAGTCGAGCTAATTGAGGCAGAAGAAATTCGACCGGCATTGGTGATTGGCACGCCTTCGGGATTTGTGGATGTGGATGTCGCCAAAGAACGACTGAACGATTCCCTAGTTTCTCACATCCGAATTGATGGACGTAAGGGTAGTGCGGTGGTGGCATCGGCGATTGTCAATGGTTTAGTGGACTTGGCATGGCAAGCTTATGGACAGGATACGAATGGTGTCGGCTAAGGCAGGGAGGCGGGAAGTTAACCATTAGCCATTAGCCGGTTCTCAAGTCAAGGACGACGCGATCGCCTACGCTTAGGAGTACGGTCTTCAGGATAGGAAACATCGTCAGTGTCTCCTAACTGACGGCTGACATCCTCAAAAAAGTCCCGCCGCAGATAAGGATAGTCACTCACCCAGAGATTCTGACTGGGAATATAAATGTCTGTCACCTTGGCAATCCGACCCAGGTCTTTCTGATTGGACAGCACGACCATCTCAGCAACTTGACCGGGTTTAACTGCTTTATGGATGCGGCGCAGGGGTACTTGCATCTGGGTTGTAAATCCGGTTTCATCCCCAACTTCGATGTTCAACCGACGCTCTCGGTTTTCAACAATTACCAGCTGTCCGCGATTGTTGACGGTTTGCTCTTCGCCAATCAACTCTTCAGAAACAAAGATATCCACGACTTCACCCCGCCAGAATCCACTGTAGGCGTAGCGGCGATAAGAAGCATTCCGCAGACTCGCCCAATAAACGGGTGCCCACAACCAGTAAAGACCCGTAATAATTCCCAGAAAAAAGGTGATCGCGCTCAAATCCTCGCCCAGCAAAAACTTGCCGACGAGTAAAACTACCACCACAGCTACTACAGAAATTAGCAATCGCTTTAAAAAGTCTGGGAATTTGCCCCAGCAGTACGCATACTGCGGACCAGTGGCAATCTGGGGAATCAAGTCTTCAAATTTCTTGCGCGTTAATGGGACTAACATATTGTTCAAAAGCGAATTGCTAATTGAAGGACAGCTAATGATTTAAGAGCAATCCTTCGCTCCTTCGATTCGGGATTAGCCATTTATAGTATCTTTTCTAACCCATAGACTAGGGATTTGAGCTGGAGAACTTTGCGGATGGCGAGAAGAACACCAGGCATATAGCAAGACCTATCTGAAGTATCGTGGCGCAGGGTATAAATTTGACCCGGTGCCCCAAACATTACTTCTTGGTGAGCGATAAGACCGGGTAAGCGAACGCTATGGATGCGAATCCCCTCATCGGCTTGGCTACCTCTGGCACCAGGTAGTTTTTCGGTTTCTTTCACGGTCGGTGGATTGTAGGTTTTACCCAGTTCGCCTAACATCTGGGCAGTTTGAAGGGCGGTACCGCTAGGGGCGTCGGCTTTCTGGTTGTGGTGTAACTCGATAATTTCCACATGGTCAAAGTATTGGGACGCCTGGACAGCTGCCTGCTGTAGTAACACCATGCCAATGGAAAAGTTAGGGATAATCAGGGCACCCGTGCTGGCTTTGTCGGCAAATTCAGCAAGCTCTTGGATTTGCTGTGGGCTAAGTCCGGTTGTGCCAACGACAGGCCGGATGCCGTAAGCGATCGCAGTCCGCACATTTTCATAAACTGAGTCAGGATGAGTAAAATCCACCATGACGCCCTGTTGTTTTTCCTGGGTTGCTAGCACCAGCATCCCTTGTAAGTCACTGACAATGGGAACTTCCAGGGGTTCGCAACCCGCCACTTCTCCAACGTCTTGACCCTGGTATTCCAAAGTGCGATCGATTGCCCCCAGCAAAGTCATATCATCTGCTTGAGCAACGGCTTTGACGACTTCGCGACCCATTTTTCCAGCCGCACCGTTGACGACAACGGGAATCGGATACTGTTGATTTACCATGATTTAAGAATACCCTTCTCGACAAGCGCATTCTAGACCAAGAAGGGCTTCCCACGATAACTGAATTGCGCGATCGCTCACAGAATATCTTCTTTGTAATTTCTCTTTCTGTCTCAAACACTGCTCGCTAGAACGACTAGGGATATAGCAGCGGCTTTCTCTAGCTTTAAGTCACAAAACTTATTGAGAGTAATTTTCAATAAGTTATACTCCAAGGTAGAACATCTTTCTGTTCAAAAGCTTCAAATTTAGTTTATTCAGCGGTTATAAAACAATGCCATTCCCTAACAAGTTGCCTACCTACCATCTAAGAAATTTGGGCAGTAAAGCCGATGCCCCGACTGAAAAAATAGAGAACAAACAAGATAAGACTGACGCTGTCTCTCTCGACTCGCCACTCTTGTTTAACCTCGACAGAAACGGGTCAGCAGAGCCTTCCACGGTTGAAAATCAAAACTTCCCAGTTACGGAGCGTTGCGTCCCAATTTATTTTGAAGATGAAGACCCGGAACGCACGCCAGAACGATGGTGGAAGAGACGGCAATGCCAAGGATTGACCGGATTTTCTTAAATAAGTTTTAGGCGGAGTAGGGGTGTACATCTGCTGTAGAGTACACCCCTGGCAAACACTACCAGCCCCAAGTTCCTGGCTCACCCTTGAATGGGCCAACTATATCGCTAGTGATCCAGCCGCCGTAGAAACCTCCAGGTTGCGGCTGCACTTGTTCTCCATCGACCGAACAAACATCCATTATCTGGGGATAGAAAGCGAGATAGTCCTTGATACTGGCGAAGCTTGGTGTGGGATTGGGATAACCCCAAGCAGCATTCGGTGCCTGCTTGTCACCAACAACGACTGTGTAGTAGAAAGCGCCTCCCTTCCATTCGCAAAACGATTCCTGAATGGTTCGCACCAGGTATTCCATTTTGATATCTAGGGGAGGAATGTAGTAGACAGGTGGGTGACTGGTTTCCAGTACGCGCTTTGCCCGCTGAGTATCGACAATTGTGACGCCGTTGAAGACAATCTGGATGTGCTTGGATGATTCCTCAAGACGCGGAGGACGAGGGTAATCCCATACTGACTCTTGACCGGGGCCGGGTGCAATGCGATCGCGTTTCATGCTGGCTTCTTCTGTTGTAAAATCACACTCGCTATTTTAGATGTGCCGCGCTGTCGCTTCGCGGATTGTTGTAGCTAGCGGTAAGAAACGCGAGAAGCCGTGTATAGGAGCATACAAAAAGAGCGATCGCTCCACGAGAAATTTTTGCTGAATCTGACTTCTAGTACAGGCACCAGACAAGCTGTGCAAGGAATAATAAAGTTGAGGGAGCCATTCTCAGGGTGCTTACTTTGACAGGAAATAGCAGATGAAAGCAGTGGATATACCAATACAGTTCGGGTTAAATACCCAAAAAAACCAAATCCTAGAGGACATATCCCGAAACAAAATACGATCTGCTTAACCGGATGGGGAAATCCCGCAACCCACGGGAAAACCTTGCTATGAGCGATTTTCCCTCCTTTAAAAAAAGGCAAAGGAGAAATTTTTCCCTTAAAAACCTCTGATTGGGGCATTAAATTTGCCTTGAAAAAATTAACCGAACTGTAGTGGGTGGATGTGTTTGAATCCTTAACCCTGAGTATTAGTGTTTTTTTAATCGCCGCTGCGGTCATTGCCGTTGTGGGAACGATGATGGCAAGCACAGCAGATCGCTTAGCGGATGAAACGGGTCTTGGGGAAGCACTGATGGGTGCCTTATTTCTCGGTGGTAGTACCTCTTTAGCCGGGATTGTTACCTCTGTCACCGCCGCTGCTGGAGGTCACGCCGAACTTGCCATCAGTAGTGCTTTGGGAGGGATTGCCGCCCAAACAGCATTTCTCAGTATTGCCGATCTTGCCTATGGGAAAGCCAACCTGACACACGCAGCTGCCTCCATGCCAAATCTGATGCAGGCAACACTCCTGGTCGCGTTATTGGCAATTCCTCTGATGGCAATGTCTGGGCCAGATATCAGTATTTTTGGGATTCATCCCGCCTCGTTCCTCATCCCAGCTGCTTATATCTTCGGCTTGCGTTTGGCGGCTGAGGCTCAAACTACACCCATGTGGTGGCCTCGGCGTACTGCGGAAACGCAAGTTGACGAACCAGATGCAGAGAAGTCCGATGGTACCAGATTGACCGTGTTGTGGTTAAGGTTCGCTTTGCTGGCGGCGCTGCTTGCTGGTGCCGGTTATTTTGTGGCAGAAGCTGGAATCTCCATCTCTATGCACAGCGGGCTTTCCGAAACGATGGTAGGAGGGATTTTTACCGCTTTTTCAACTGCCCTACCGGAACTGGTAACAACCATCGCGGCGGTGCGACGAGGGGCGCTGACACTTGCGGTTAGTGGCGT
This DNA window, taken from Coleofasciculus sp. FACHB-1120, encodes the following:
- a CDS encoding fused MFS/spermidine synthase, whose protein sequence is MVAKMILPLLGGSPSVWNTCLFFFQAILLLGYGYSHITTSWFRVRRQAVIHSIFLLLPIAFLPITPAQNWIPPHDANPIPWLLVLLLFCVGFPFFMVATSAPLVQKWFADTGHPASSDPYFLYTASNLGSMLGVLSYPILIEPNFSLTHQSWLWTIGYGLLVLLTLGCAVCVWRSPENFNSLQAGKAGFIQNAAGDTNVGNKSALTEETPTIRQQAKWVLLSFLPSSLLLGVTTYLTTDIAAIPLLWAIPLAIYLLTFILTFARKPPLPHKALVAILPLWLAVLIILFLIQVMQPIWILFPLHLAGFFVAACVFHGELARCRPSTQYLTNFYLLISVGGVLGGLFNAIAAPLLFQSVLEYPLMMVICLLLMQTSKEADNPLSNLQRRLTFPISLGLLIGTLLVGFNGKNYTNNLIGDFICFSILASIFYAFELHPIRFGLGLFLIVLISQFSIGTIGGILDTERSFFGVYRVLDDRRGSYHSLLHGTILHGKQSLDPKRRSEPLTYFHPTGPIGQLFSSLNQTKSPTNVAVLGLGIGTLAAYSELEQQWTFYEIDPTIERLARDTRYFTFLQDSKAPLSVVLGDARLRFTEVPDSRYDLIFMDAFSSDSVPIHLITKEAIQLYLSKLAKEGLIVINISNRFLNLEPVLGALAQDLGLSTLRQREADISESEREMGKSPSHWVLFARNQKDLGNLVSDSRWQPIPETKSAPLWTDDFSNIFRVLRAFAARKAG
- a CDS encoding DUF2127 domain-containing protein codes for the protein MTKRPLGLVAIVIYKIFSALLLMVIAIALGLTVKEHQLLVDFSESCALEGKLDIIKWTLDKILNLNPKTLQFTSIAVGLYAILTAIEGIGLWYQKGWAKILVLVLVGISIPPEIFELFHRISPLKLAVFLVNLAVFWYLLPPSISTPDDERSQ
- a CDS encoding HhoA/HhoB/HtrA family serine endopeptidase; this encodes MKSKQQDSDYNSRQPNQKGFDASAPKPWQKAATYLSLVLLGAGVTLSGSYLGSNTLMSSKESTSKVSLTPGVAVAQAQLPPSTDTNFVTEVVERVGPAVVRINSSRTVTQQVPDAFNDPFFRRFFGAELPTGPQERVERGTGSGFIINKDGQILTNAHVVAGADTVNVILKDGRTFTGKVMGTDPVTDVAIVKIQADNLPTVQIGDSDGLRPGEWAIAIGNPLGLDNTVTTGIISATGRSSSQVGVPDKRVNFIQTDAAINPGNSGGPLLNAKGEVVGMNTAIIRGAQGLGFAIPINTAQRIGNQLATTGNVQHPYLGIQMVKLTPEVKQQINEDSNSRVNIDADRGILVVRVMRNSPAANAGLRTGDVIQKINGQSVTDTDTIQQQVEKSQVGSSLQMEVLRNGQTINLPVTTAALPVQSE
- a CDS encoding YtxH domain-containing protein; amino-acid sequence: MSNNRAGSFIGGLLLGSALGTITGLLVAPRTGRDTRRLLKKSADALPELAEDLSTSVQLQADRLSESALRNWDETLLRLKQAIAAGVEASAREQEALKQITDEEAQADARPLVTTDDRRSQE
- a CDS encoding DUF948 domain-containing protein, which gives rise to MTEPLFWLGFSVLLVAVSLAAVLVSLLPAVQELARAARSVEKLADTLNREMPPTLESIRLTGLEISDLTDDVNEGVKSASQVVKQVDQSISGAKKQAQNVQVGTRSVFAGVKAAWKTFKRPTGGRRSIDRLPPGQRNGFEPRGYGDSYQDTENTSTSHKNYEEWEPSDSEDY
- a CDS encoding rhomboid family intramembrane serine protease; translated protein: MRKNQGNSEPTDSATDLLLEDRSSNRRRNTQYNGVFALILINLVIFIADHILSLNLQGLYLNHANPALYQFFTAMFCHASWAHLSGNLFFLYIFGRLVEEEEGTFGVIASYIICGLGASLMSWLFQHGPIYSLGASGAVFGLFAVSVLIKLSWNWRKVLEVLILGQFVIERVFFEFQQTGIQDGVDHFAHIGGAVVGVALIMGLMRLDPTRFRKT
- a CDS encoding TPM domain-containing protein, with translation MKHLSKQRIVASLVAFFLALSIWAIAPGAHAYNNPDLLPETPTPIIDLAKALTNIQEEALVKNIESFEAETGWKLRVLTQYDRTPGLALKDYWSLDNKSVLVVADQRGGNILNFNVGDDAYKLMPRTFWIELQTRFGNLYFVRENGEDQAIIQSLETIQTCLRQSGCRVVPGLPKEQWILTLITSIVGGIICGFAAVPRKEGQIFAWQWALIFSPLWGILFIAFGLGPVVTRTSEWLPVFRNFAGFLIGALVAYLSPMIIQSSAPET